One Kineococcus radiotolerans SRS30216 = ATCC BAA-149 DNA window includes the following coding sequences:
- a CDS encoding maleylpyruvate isomerase family mycothiol-dependent enzyme, which produces MDTAGSSVDAFAEAADWFVRTTALVGERWDRPGLGEWDVRALVGHTSRSLTTVETYLAQPAAAVEVDSAVGYFRATSALAAGPGVAQRGRDAGAALGADPAAAVAALAARVVPLVAARSGEERLTTIAGGMRLRDYLPTRTFELVVHTTDLATALGLPAEPPPRAARAALDLVTALALAGGRAGALLLAATGRTAPGTSVL; this is translated from the coding sequence GTGGACACCGCGGGGAGTTCCGTCGACGCGTTCGCCGAGGCCGCGGACTGGTTCGTGCGCACCACGGCCCTCGTGGGGGAGCGCTGGGACCGGCCGGGTCTGGGCGAGTGGGACGTGCGCGCCCTCGTCGGGCACACCAGCCGCAGCCTCACCACCGTCGAGACCTACCTGGCCCAGCCCGCTGCCGCGGTCGAGGTGGACTCCGCCGTCGGGTACTTCCGCGCCACGAGCGCGCTCGCCGCCGGGCCCGGGGTCGCCCAGCGCGGCCGCGACGCCGGGGCCGCGCTGGGGGCGGACCCGGCCGCGGCCGTCGCCGCGCTCGCGGCCCGCGTCGTGCCGCTGGTCGCCGCCCGCTCGGGGGAGGAGCGGCTGACGACGATCGCGGGGGGCATGCGCCTGCGCGACTACCTGCCCACGCGCACCTTCGAGCTCGTCGTCCACACCACCGACCTGGCCACCGCGCTGGGGCTGCCCGCCGAACCGCCGCCCCGGGCGGCGCGGGCGGCCCTGGACCTCGTGACCGCGCTGGCGCTCGCCGGGGGCCGCGCGGGGGCGCTGCTGCTCGCCGCGACCGGGCGGACCGCGCCCGGGACGTCGGTGCTCTGA
- a CDS encoding NUDIX hydrolase has product MEFPPVAVTVDLVVLTVRDDGSGPALAVLLVERGEEPFLGRWALPGGFVRPDEDLPGAAARELAEETGLPRGSVHLEQLASYGTPDRDPRQRVVTVCYLALAPDLPTPRAGTDAADARWVPVARAGVDPGPLAFDHDRLLADAVERARAKLEYTPLATAFCAEEFTVAELRRVYEAVWGTPLDPRNFHRKVTGASGFLEPTGATTTRDGGRPARVFRRGPATALHPPLLRS; this is encoded by the coding sequence GTGGAGTTCCCCCCGGTGGCCGTGACCGTCGACCTCGTCGTGCTGACCGTCCGCGACGACGGCTCCGGGCCGGCGCTGGCCGTCCTGCTCGTCGAGCGCGGCGAGGAACCCTTCCTGGGCCGGTGGGCCCTGCCCGGCGGGTTCGTCCGCCCCGACGAGGACCTGCCCGGGGCGGCCGCGCGCGAACTGGCCGAGGAGACCGGGCTGCCCCGCGGTTCGGTGCACCTGGAGCAGCTCGCCAGCTACGGCACCCCCGACCGCGACCCCCGCCAGCGCGTCGTGACCGTCTGCTACCTGGCCCTGGCCCCCGACCTGCCCACCCCCCGCGCCGGCACCGACGCCGCCGACGCGCGCTGGGTCCCCGTCGCGCGCGCCGGCGTCGACCCCGGGCCCCTCGCCTTCGACCACGACCGCCTGCTGGCCGACGCCGTGGAACGCGCCCGCGCCAAGCTGGAGTACACGCCGCTGGCGACCGCCTTCTGCGCGGAGGAGTTCACCGTCGCCGAGCTCCGCCGCGTCTACGAGGCGGTGTGGGGCACTCCCCTGGACCCGCGGAACTTCCACCGCAAGGTCACCGGCGCCAGCGGTTTCCTCGAACCCACCGGCGCCACCACGACCCGCGACGGCGGCCGCCCCGCCCGGGTGTTCCGCCGCGGGCCGGCGACGGCGCTGCACCCGCCCCTGCTGCGGTCCTGA